The following coding sequences are from one Sander lucioperca isolate FBNREF2018 chromosome 2, SLUC_FBN_1.2, whole genome shotgun sequence window:
- the LOC116056726 gene encoding uncharacterized protein LOC116056726, with protein sequence MSLSLYECLTTVGLQRHYARFTSVGVHRAAHLSALTIEDYAVLGIHSMEDRTRLFHLVQMVKSLDLEYEDSNDDDSNGGDAVGYTVADSSFTYDGCGDPDEDVYDDEDEKGAAVSKLNATSFSKPSCVRRRLDFSSETIDHHLKLSSRPKGTVHVYTSHNRKNVPGQGKGSAIPVQLDTESVVVCACKEKNNHRLDVYSHQSDHHTEANTMGGNAMYNSHIRLSPTCVSFHKPKPRPATAASDRFSSKPVGQKDSNGATEHKAKPTPVYESKRTAGYNYGLPLSSPPAPNKKRPAGQRISVCVRKRPLTRTECREGASDVVTTPGGECVIVHENKEAVDLTQYILQHRFYFDQVFGEDSSNEEVYRRTAYPLVQHMLNGGKATCFAYGQTGAGKTHTMLGSPVRPGLYALAVRDIFAHLSSTHMRSPLLVYVSFFEIYCGQLYDLLDHRERLFAREDGQKVVHIVGLRDVRVESVSSLLEVISQGAEERTQGMSGVNSLSSRSHALLQIQLRDTNQQIAGRMWFVDLAGSERASDTKEPDRQSRMEGAEINQSLLALKECIRSLDQEQSHTPFRQSKLTQVLKDSFVGDSMTCMIANISPGHFATEHTLNTLRYADRVKELRGQGGLRGGRKGKTIPSPKRNLSNSNSSNNSSRSSSSGRGNNVGTRGKSPPKKPKLGRQREDFGPTMPSTRLAMGGAIFCSTPKNSRRGEETSARARKGIGLEHITPVRGLLGMGDKRERRERANGREGRRRERYGVTDSVGHSVSDRNAVTGLVLGQTTDEQLHLWKVQRESGFYHREKENQQSTLKGEGNEEKRWIEQRRQVESSRVTCSEVERLRERELQKVDDRDTERERHLRQYHQQLQQFMPSSVSSSVHLFSPSTCTSSSNQASLSSSVSPSFCSSLQHSSLMYHGLEEVLDAYRARVEVRTDGNRGQSSFFHSGEICLQTETSPSCNKNKDEVGCGDSDSCGEDWRVSREGTEARFGQDRGKPEKRSLKATGEGQGRVRREEWRPAGMEEGEDRRWAWVATTETEQADRMTGAVPADVEALVSYNCDSEERREVGKEGLDASDVPADGVWSTEEREGADSYGLLSTHSAIDSNSLFNHPPVESSHQRAAAERPLSPACGQNALLTPNKFSDLSLKLKHTRCTSNILPLLLQNAQQGVPSSSCREKQPWFAAHANRTEMSNAQSATLPVTTPITKNGCKIPAEPLNISKSPAYTMIHNHPKVKAKMSVLPQEETADSLSYIMDPLSISLLQVDQQVATASFLKGEQSNTSPCPLENERAHDDRREMEKECLTCAEMAGKVLADEDVELRLSLLELPQANTHCPPTPDTIKATNHTERRKDVCCATYHFGIGMMKPPIAEVMLVSLQDEENNQKPQTTPAIKVLGSRTPGSPLNPSACASVQTSVKQSISSSVHQCGNTGSPSSHKLTTNGATQMPPEYAHNMHNKLAFSISSTQSESVLGQLNTLQKQCHTVHLNHFSNSNISLQPNGPIESNTQESTSNQQIRPIIHLSMLKDLDHSQWCIVQAHWEQLEEMEALCRKEGMLLCQQPDMAFREYVIKLEDIMERKARCVHSMIAQLQPYLKPSRSNQAHNQEEDNHGPIT encoded by the exons ATGTCACTCAGCCTGTATGAGTGTCTGACGACAGTTGGGCTACAGCGTCACTATGCCAG GTTTACCTCAGTGGGTGTTCATCGTGCAGCACACCTTTCAGCGCTGACCATAGAGGACTATGCCGTCCTGGGAATCCACTCTATGGAGGACAGGACTCGACTCTTCCACCTGGTCCAAATGGTCAAAAGTCTTGACCTTGAATATGAAGATAGTAATGATGATGATTCTAATGGTGGTGATGCTGTAGGCTACACTGTAGCAGACAGTAGCTTTACTTATGATGGTTGTGGAGATCCTGATGAAGATGTatatgatgatgaggatgagaAGGGTGCTGCTGTGAGTAAACTAAATGcaacaagtttttccaaaccATCATGTGTTCGCAGACGGCTTGATTTCAGTTCTGAAACCATTGATCATCATCTGAAGCTATCTTCTCGACCAAAAGGCACTGTTCATGTCTACACAAGTCATAATAGAAAGAATGTGCCAGGCCAGGGCAAAGGATCAGCCATACCTGTGCAGCTTGACACTGAAAGTGTTGTGGTATGTGCCTGCAAAGAAAAGAACAACCACAGGCTGGATGTCTATAGTCATCAATCTGATCATCACACAGAAGCAAACACAATGGGAGGAAATGCCATGTACAACTCTCACATCAGATTATCACCAACATGTGTGTCATTTCACAAACCAAAACCCAGGCCTGCAACAGCAGCATCAGATAGGTTTAGCAGCAAACCAGTTGGGCAGAAAGATAGTAACGGGGCTACTGAACACAAGGCTAAGCCAACGCCTGTTTATGAATCAAAGAGAACAGCTGGCTACAACTACGGACTACCACTGAGTTCCCCTCCTGCTCCAAACAAAAA gcgACCAGCGGGGCAGcggatcagtgtgtgtgtgaggaaaagACCTCTGACACGCACAGAGTGCAGGGAAGGAGCGTCAGATGTTGTGACAACTCCGGGTGGAGAGTGTGTGATTGTCCATGAAAACAAAGAGGCTGTGGATCTCACACAGTACATACTACAG CACAGGTTCTACTTTGACCAGGTGTTTGGGGAGGATAGCTCCAATGAAGAGGTGTATCGAAGAACAGCATATCCTCTGGTGCAGCACATGCTCAATGG AGGCAAGGCCACCTGCTTTGCATATGGCCAGACAGGTGCAGGAAAGACTCACACCATGTTGGGTTCTCCTGTCAGACCAGGGTTGTATGCACTGGCAGTCCGGGACATTTTTGCTCACCTCTCCTCCACACACATGCGCTCACCCTTACTGGTGTATGTCAGTTTCTTTGAAATCTACTGTGGTCAGCTGTATGACCTGTTGGACCACagagaaag GTTGTTTGCCAGGGAAGATGGACAGAAGGTGGTTCACATTGTTGGGCTGCGTGATGTCAGAGTGGAATCAGTCAGCTCACTGTTGGAG GTGATTTCACAGGGTGCAGAGGAGCGCACACAAGGGATGAGTGGAGTGAATTCACTCTCCTCTCGTTCCCATGCCTTGCTTCAGATTCAGCTAAGAGATACAAACCAGCAGATTGCTGGAAG aatGTGGTTTGTGGACCTGGCAGGAAGTGAGAGGGCATCAGATACCAAAGAACCAGACAGGCAGAGTCGCATGGAGGGAGCTGAGATCAACCAGAGCCTGTTAGCT ctTAAAGAATGTATCCGGTCACTTGATCAAGAGCAGTCGCACACACCTTTCAGACAAAGCAAACTTACCCAG GTTTTGAAAGACTCATTTGTTGGTGACTCAATGACATGCATGATTGCCAACATTTCACCTGGTCACTTTGCAACTGAACACACACTAAATACACTGAGATACGCCGACCG GGTAAAAGAGTTAAGGGGACAGGGAGGActaagaggaggaagaaagggCAAGACAATACCCTCCCCCAAACGTAACCTGtccaacagcaacagcagcaacaacagcagcaggagcagcagcagcggcagagGCAACAATGTTGGCACCCGAGGGAAAAGTCCCCCTAAAAAGCCAAAGTTAGGAAGACAAAGAGAGGATTTTGGCCCCACCATGCCTTCCACGAGATTGGCCATGGGGGGCGCAATTTTCTGCTCCACACCCAAAAACAGCAGACGGGGAGAGGAAACAAGTGCAAGAGCAAGAAAGGGGATTGGACTTGAACACATTACACCAGTCAGAGGTTTGCTGGGAATGGGTGataagagggagaggagggagagagcaaATGGCAGGGAAGGTAGAAGAAGAGAAAGGTATGGAGTAACAGACAGTGTAGGCCACTCAGTTAGTGACCGAAACGCTGTGACAGGGCTGGTCTTGGGACAAACAACAGATGAGCAGCTTCACTTGTGGAAGGTACAGAGGGAATCTGGATTCTaccacagagaaaaagagaaccAGCAAAGCACTTTAAAAGGGGAaggaaatgaggaaaaaagATGGATAGAACAGAGAAGACAAGTGGAAAGCAGTAGAGTCACATGCAGTGAAGTAGAAAGGCTAAGGGAAAGAGAATTACAAAAGGTTGATGATAGGGATACGGAGAGGGAGAGGCATCTGAGACAGTATcaccagcagctgcagcagtttATGCCCTCATCAGTTTCTTCATCTGTCCATCTCTTCTCACCCTCTACATGTACGTCTTCCTCTAATCaagcctctctctcttcttctgtctctccatctttctgttCTTCTCTCCAACACTCTTCCCTTATGTATCATGGTTTGGAAGAGGTTTTAGATGCGTACCGAGCCAGGGTTGAGGTTAGGACAGATGGTAACAGAGGACAGTCGTCTTTCTTCCACAGTGGAGAGATTTGCTTACAAACTGAAACCTCTCCAAGCTGCAATAAAAATAAGGATGAAGTTGGTTGTGGTGACTCAGATAGCTGTGGTGAAGATTGGAGGGTATCTAGGGAGGGAACAGAGGCAAGATTTGGACAAGACAGGGGTAAACCTGAAAAGAGGTCACTGAAGGCAACAGGAGAAGGACAGGGAAGAGTAAGGAGGGAAGAGTGGAGGCCAGCTGGGATGGAGGAAGGAGAAGACAGGAGGTGGGCTTGGGTGGCAAcaacagagacagagcaggCAGACAGGATGACAGGTGCAGTGCCAGCTGATGTAGAGGCCTTAGTGTCTTACAACTGTGActcagaagagaggagagaagtggGTAAGGAAGGACTAGATGCCTCAGATGTCCCAGCTGATGGGGTGTGGAGTACTGAGGAGCGAGAAGGAGCTGACAGCTATGGTTTACTGTCCACCCACAGCGCTATTGACAGCAACAGCCTCTTTAACCACCCTCCTGTTGAGTCATCCCATCAACGAGCTGCAGCAGAACGACCCCTCTCCCCGGCCTGTGGACAGAACGCACTCCTAACCCCTAATAAATTCAGTGATCTTTCCCTTAAGTTAAAACATACCAGATGTACTTCAAACATCCTGCCTCTACTATTGCAAAATGCTCAACAGGGAGTGCCATCAAGCAGCTGTAGAGAGAAGCAACCTTGGTTTGCTGCTCATGCCAATAGAACGGAAATGTCAAATGCTCAATCGGCCACACTACCTGTCACTACTCCTATCACAAAGAATGGATGTAAAATACCAGCTGAGCCCCTTAACATATCTAAAAGTCCAGCTTACACTATGATACACAACCATCCAAAGGTCAAAGCCAAAATGTCTGTTTTACCTCAAGAAGAGACTGCAGATTCTCTCAGCTACATCATGGACCCCCTCAGCATCTCCTTGCTTCAAGTGGACCAACAGGTCGCCACAGCCTCGTTCCTCAAAGGGGAACAGAGCAACACCTCACCCTGTCCGCTTGAGAATGAAAGAGCACACGATGACAGAAGGGAAATGGAAAAAGAGTGTCTCACATGTGCGGAGATGGCAGGGAAAGTTTTAGCAGACGAAGACGTAGAATTGCGCCTGTCTCTTTTGGAGCTGCCACAAGCAAACACCCACTGCCCTCCCACCCCTGACACCATAAAAGCTACAAATCACACTGAGCGAAGAAAAGACGTGTGCTGTGCCACATACCATTTTGGAATAG GTATGATGAAGCCTCCTATCGCTGAGGTTATGCTGGTCTCTCTCCAGGACGAAGAGAACAATCAGAAACCCCAAACTACGCCAGCTATTAAAGTCCTGGGCAGCAGAACGCCTGGATCCCCACTTAATCCCTCTGCATGTGCTTCTGTGCAGACTTCTGTCAAGCAGTCCATCTCATCCTCTGTCCATCAGTGTGGGAACACTGGTTCACCCAGCTCACACAAACTAACAACAAATGGTGCCACCCAAATGCCACCAGAATATGCACACAATATGCATAACAAACTTGCTTTTTCCATTTCATCAACACAGTCAGAAAGTGTCTTGGGCCAGTTAAACACATTGCAAAAGCAGTGTCACACAGTACATCTAAACCATTTCAGCAACTCAAACATCTCACTCCAACCAAATGGTCCTATAGAATCAAATACTCAAGAGAGCACCAGCAATCAGCAAATAAGACCCATAATCCATCTGTCTATGCTGAAAGACTTGGATCATAGCCA ATGGTGTATTGTCCAGGCCCATTGGGAGCAGCTTGAAGAGATGGAAGCTTTATGTCGTAAAGAGGGGATGCTTCTGTGCCAACAACCTGATATG GCATTTAGGGAATATGTCATCAAGCTGGAGGATATCATGGAGAGAAAGGCTCGGTGTGTCCACAGCATGATAGCTCAGCTGCAGCCATATCTTAAGCCCAGTCGTTCTAACCAAGCCCACAACCAAGAAGAAGATAATCACGGTCCAATTACTTGA